A section of the Candidatus Omnitrophota bacterium genome encodes:
- a CDS encoding cold-shock protein translates to MAQGKVKWFNDQKGFGFITPENGNDVFVHHSAIQGDGYKSLAEGQAVSFDITTGPKGEQAQNVVKL, encoded by the coding sequence ATGGCACAAGGTAAAGTAAAATGGTTCAATGACCAAAAAGGTTTTGGATTTATTACTCCCGAAAACGGCAACGATGTATTTGTTCACCACAGCGCTATTCAAGGCGATGGTTACAAATCATTAGCCGAAGGTCAGGCGGTTTCTTTTGATATCACCACCGGCCCTAAAGGAGAACAAGCTCAAAACGTTGTTAAATTGTAA
- a CDS encoding SDR family oxidoreductase produces MINKPAKTLEPKFSEQEMDDCIALLNAFIEDSEQLFLISKEQRIALVTAAGKLSRPDKLEIIKRQRDRKRIQKQKIINYEKKVRAATGIRSAREAAVFSAPALIAHEDSLKQERPELLTPRDCYICKAPFTRVHFFYDSMCPKCAEFNYQKRFQMASLEGQTALITGSRLKIGYQATLMMLRAGARVIATTRFPVDSALRFSREEDFKKWGGRLHIYGLDLRHTPSVEIFCNFIEQQYDRLDILINNAAQTVRRPPGFYAHLLENEAKSFETLPPEVQALLRPFEQCKQKLSDATGQNQLAASANLPVAWNAKAPGLGLFASAKLSQVPYSHDHSLSAEKVFPKGKLDADLQQVDLREVNSWRLRLGDIPTAEMIEIQLVNAIAPFVLCNRLSKMMKRDNTGKKHIVNVSAMEGKFLRFVKTDRHPHTNMAKAALNMLTHTSASDLAKSGIFMNSVDTGWVTDEDPIALSLRKQDVHDFQPPLDIVDGAARVCDPFFDGIITGKHWNGQFLKDYFPIDW; encoded by the coding sequence ATGATCAATAAACCCGCAAAAACCTTAGAACCGAAATTCTCTGAACAAGAGATGGACGATTGCATCGCGCTTTTGAATGCCTTCATTGAAGACAGCGAGCAATTATTCTTGATCAGCAAAGAACAGCGCATTGCCCTTGTTACCGCCGCCGGAAAACTTTCCCGCCCGGATAAGCTTGAGATCATTAAACGTCAGCGCGACCGCAAAAGAATTCAAAAACAAAAGATCATCAATTATGAAAAGAAAGTGCGCGCCGCAACCGGTATTCGCAGCGCCCGAGAGGCGGCTGTTTTTAGCGCTCCGGCGCTGATCGCGCATGAGGATTCTTTAAAGCAGGAAAGGCCTGAGCTTTTAACGCCGCGCGATTGTTATATTTGCAAGGCTCCTTTTACCCGCGTTCATTTCTTTTATGATTCTATGTGTCCGAAATGTGCCGAATTCAATTATCAAAAACGTTTCCAAATGGCGTCATTGGAAGGGCAAACTGCGCTTATTACCGGATCGCGGTTAAAGATAGGTTATCAGGCGACTTTAATGATGCTTCGCGCCGGAGCCAGGGTTATTGCCACCACGCGTTTTCCGGTTGATTCAGCGCTGCGATTTTCTCGTGAAGAAGATTTTAAAAAATGGGGCGGGCGGCTTCATATTTATGGATTAGATCTACGGCATACGCCTAGTGTTGAGATCTTCTGTAATTTTATCGAACAGCAATATGACCGCTTGGATATTTTGATCAATAATGCGGCGCAAACCGTGCGTCGTCCACCGGGTTTTTACGCGCATTTATTAGAGAATGAAGCTAAAAGCTTTGAAACGTTGCCGCCTGAGGTTCAGGCGCTTTTGCGTCCCTTTGAACAGTGCAAGCAAAAGCTTTCGGATGCGACGGGTCAAAATCAATTAGCGGCGAGCGCGAACTTGCCGGTCGCCTGGAACGCAAAAGCGCCGGGCTTAGGGCTTTTTGCGTCGGCTAAGTTATCTCAAGTTCCGTATTCGCACGATCATAGCTTATCGGCCGAAAAAGTTTTTCCGAAGGGCAAACTGGATGCCGATCTTCAACAAGTGGATTTGCGCGAAGTCAATAGCTGGCGGCTTCGTTTGGGCGATATTCCTACCGCCGAGATGATCGAAATCCAATTGGTCAATGCGATCGCGCCTTTTGTGTTATGCAATCGTCTTTCTAAAATGATGAAGCGGGACAATACGGGTAAAAAACATATTGTGAATGTTTCGGCGATGGAAGGGAAGTTTTTGCGTTTTGTAAAGACCGATCGCCATCCGCATACCAATATGGCCAAGGCGGCGCTCAATATGCTAACGCATACATCCGCTAGCGACTTGGCTAAAAGCGGGATTTTTATGAATTCGGTTGATACCGGATGGGTCACCGATGAAGATCCCATCGCGCTTTCTTTGCGCAAACAAGATGTGCATGATTTTCAACCCCCCTTGGATATTGTCGACGGTGCCGCGCGGGTTTGCGATCCGTTCTTTGACGGGATCATCACCGGCAAACATTGGAACGGGCAATTCCTCAAAGATTATTTCCCCATTGATTGGTAA
- a CDS encoding ATP-binding cassette domain-containing protein has translation MISVSNVSLQYGQRKLFSGANILFTAGNCYGLIGANGSGKSTFLKILSGEVDTTSGEVSVTPGKRISVLKQDQFAFDEFSVLTTVIMGHKKLYDIIAEKDALYAKPDFSDADGMRMADLDHEFSALDGWNAESEAAKLLNSLGIGEELCQLSMKQLKAGQKVRVLLAQALFGNPDILLLDEPTNHLDINTCMWLEEFLCDFENVAIVVSHDRHFLDKVCTHIADIDFGKIQLYPGNYTFWQESSQLALRQRSEDNRKTEEKRKELQDFIARFSANASKSRQATSRKKILEKLTIEEIRPSSRKYPYLGFEPEREAGNDLLTIKDLSKSLDGQVMFEKLNITIEKGDKVAFVGPNDLARTMLFQILTDELKPDEGSFKWGFSTRRAYFPKDNVKYFQSELNIIDWLRQFSDNKDENFVRGFLGRMLFSGEETFKPVNVLSGGEKVRCMLARAMLIKPNVLILDEPTNHLDLESLTALNRGLQKFNGTILFSSHDHQLVQTVANRIIEITPKGYVDMIATTFDEYLADERTKERLKEFYL, from the coding sequence ATGATCTCAGTCAGTAATGTTTCTTTGCAATATGGCCAGCGCAAGCTTTTCTCCGGCGCGAATATTTTGTTCACAGCGGGGAATTGTTATGGGCTTATTGGCGCCAACGGTTCCGGAAAATCCACCTTCCTTAAGATCCTTTCCGGCGAAGTGGACACAACCTCCGGAGAAGTTTCCGTGACGCCGGGCAAGCGTATTTCGGTTTTAAAACAAGACCAATTTGCTTTTGATGAATTTTCGGTCCTCACCACCGTTATTATGGGCCACAAAAAGCTTTACGATATTATCGCTGAAAAAGACGCGCTTTACGCCAAGCCGGATTTTTCCGATGCTGATGGGATGCGCATGGCGGACTTAGACCACGAATTTTCCGCGCTGGACGGCTGGAACGCCGAATCGGAAGCCGCTAAACTCTTAAATAGTCTCGGCATCGGCGAAGAGCTTTGCCAGCTTTCCATGAAACAGCTAAAGGCCGGACAAAAAGTGCGTGTTCTTTTAGCGCAAGCCTTATTCGGCAATCCGGATATTTTACTGTTAGACGAACCCACCAATCACTTAGACATCAATACCTGTATGTGGCTGGAAGAATTTTTGTGTGATTTTGAAAATGTGGCCATCGTCGTTTCTCACGACCGCCATTTTTTAGATAAGGTTTGCACGCATATTGCCGATATTGATTTTGGAAAGATACAACTTTATCCGGGTAATTATACATTTTGGCAGGAATCAAGCCAATTGGCGCTTCGTCAGCGCAGTGAGGACAATCGAAAAACAGAAGAAAAGCGCAAAGAATTGCAAGATTTTATCGCGCGTTTTAGCGCCAATGCTTCAAAATCCAGGCAAGCCACCAGCCGAAAAAAGATCTTAGAAAAACTCACCATTGAAGAAATTCGCCCCTCCTCACGCAAATATCCGTATTTAGGTTTTGAGCCCGAGCGCGAAGCCGGCAATGATCTTTTAACCATCAAAGATCTTTCTAAGTCTTTAGACGGACAAGTGATGTTTGAGAAGCTCAATATCACCATTGAAAAAGGCGATAAAGTGGCTTTTGTGGGGCCAAACGATCTGGCGCGCACCATGCTTTTTCAAATCTTAACCGATGAATTAAAGCCGGACGAGGGAAGTTTTAAATGGGGATTTTCTACGCGGCGTGCGTATTTTCCCAAAGATAATGTTAAATATTTTCAAAGTGAGCTGAATATCATTGATTGGCTTCGTCAATTTTCGGATAATAAGGATGAAAATTTCGTGCGCGGATTTTTAGGGCGCATGTTGTTTTCGGGCGAAGAAACATTTAAACCCGTGAACGTTCTCTCCGGAGGGGAAAAGGTGCGCTGTATGTTGGCGCGCGCCATGCTTATAAAACCCAATGTTCTTATTTTAGACGAACCCACCAATCATTTGGATCTGGAATCTTTAACCGCGCTAAACCGGGGATTACAAAAATTCAACGGAACCATTCTTTTTTCTTCGCATGACCATCAACTGGTGCAAACCGTCGCCAATCGCATTATCGAAATTACGCCCAAAGGTTACGTGGATATGATCGCCACTACCTTTGATGAATATTTGGCGGACGAACGCACCAAAGAACGTTTGAAGGAATTTTATTTATAA
- a CDS encoding paraquat-inducible protein A, which yields MKNNQKKSLQEMFPRRFDIPVLIIFCAGLFCAGLSLPLLEVKNFIFWKDEYSVMSGVVGLFHDREYFLSFVIFAFSIIFPVIKLSTLWILWKVRFSAEKRQKVLFWLEQLGKWSMLDVFVVAIMIVAVKLGPLTNIRPRLGVYVFAAAILAAMLTTKWIEKFAARVANKNDQ from the coding sequence ATGAAAAATAATCAGAAAAAATCTTTGCAGGAGATGTTTCCTCGGCGATTCGATATCCCGGTCCTGATCATTTTTTGCGCCGGGCTATTTTGCGCCGGGCTTTCTTTGCCGCTTTTAGAGGTTAAGAATTTTATTTTCTGGAAAGACGAATATTCGGTCATGTCGGGCGTGGTCGGGTTGTTCCATGACAGAGAATATTTCCTATCTTTTGTTATTTTTGCATTTTCGATCATATTTCCGGTCATAAAATTATCTACTCTTTGGATCCTTTGGAAAGTGCGTTTTAGCGCGGAAAAGCGCCAAAAAGTATTATTTTGGTTGGAACAATTAGGCAAATGGTCCATGCTGGACGTATTTGTGGTGGCGATCATGATCGTGGCGGTCAAGTTGGGGCCGCTGACAAATATTCGCCCGCGACTAGGTGTTTACGTATTTGCCGCCGCTATTTTAGCGGCGATGCTAACGACGAAGTGGATCGAGAAATTTGCCGCGCGCGTGGCGAACAAAAATGATCAATAA
- a CDS encoding ATP-binding cassette domain-containing protein: MALISLQEISLAFGGPKIFENLSFQLEVGERVALLGRNGTGKTTLMKVIAGQVSIDIGQVVRQQGIEITHLPQEIPSDIKGTVFDIVASGLGKRGELLKDYYHVSHRLHAEHTPELMKQLDRLQGELDRTQSWDTNNKVDEVISHMKLDPESDFSELSGGQKRRTLLARALVIEPDILLLDEPTNHLDIDSIDWLEEFLKKFKGTLLFVTHDRMFMRHLATRIVELDRGSIFSWECDYETFLTRKQLALENEAAQRFEFDKRLAEEEVWIRQGVKARRVRNEGRVKALERMREEKKAQRQQIGLVKMKAQEAERSGHLVAKISNLGFSYPGKCLIKDFSTQIMRGDKIGVIGANGSGKTTLLRLLLGKMTPEKGKVRLGTNLEVAYYDQLREQLDEEKTVCENVTGGGDMIEINGKPRHIMGYLADFLFSPERARTPVKVLSGGERNRLFLARLFTKPSNVLVMDEPTNDLDMETLELLEELLSEYSGTLLLVSHDRAFLNNVVTGTFVLEGDGAVNEYVGGYDDWLAQRKPVADTEKKDVGAPEEKIVRAPQPSQAYNGPRKLSYKEERELAALPVKIEKLEAEQDKLYTLLSDPNFFQKDPAQFAKTKSRLEEVEDELLAAFERWEVLEGSSDEQTA, from the coding sequence ATGGCACTTATTAGCTTACAGGAAATATCGCTCGCTTTCGGCGGGCCAAAGATCTTCGAGAATTTAAGCTTTCAGCTTGAAGTGGGCGAACGCGTCGCTTTGCTGGGCCGTAATGGGACAGGCAAAACCACTTTAATGAAGGTGATCGCCGGCCAAGTGAGCATTGATATCGGCCAAGTTGTTCGGCAACAAGGAATTGAAATAACGCATTTACCGCAAGAGATCCCATCGGATATTAAGGGAACCGTTTTTGATATTGTCGCCTCCGGCTTAGGCAAGCGCGGCGAACTGCTTAAAGATTATTATCACGTCAGCCATCGCTTGCACGCCGAACACACTCCCGAACTGATGAAACAGCTCGACCGTTTGCAAGGCGAGCTTGACCGCACCCAAAGCTGGGACACCAACAACAAGGTTGATGAAGTCATTTCGCATATGAAGCTTGATCCGGAAAGTGATTTTTCCGAGCTTTCCGGCGGACAGAAGCGCCGAACGCTTTTGGCGCGCGCGCTGGTTATTGAGCCCGATATTTTACTTTTAGACGAACCGACCAATCATTTAGACATTGATTCCATTGATTGGTTGGAAGAATTCTTAAAAAAGTTCAAAGGGACATTGTTATTTGTGACGCACGACCGGATGTTCATGCGCCATTTGGCGACGCGTATCGTTGAGCTTGACCGGGGAAGTATTTTTAGCTGGGAATGTGATTATGAAACATTTTTAACCAGAAAACAGCTGGCTTTAGAAAATGAAGCGGCGCAGCGTTTTGAATTTGATAAAAGATTAGCGGAAGAAGAAGTGTGGATCCGTCAGGGCGTTAAAGCCCGTCGGGTGCGCAATGAAGGCCGGGTGAAAGCTCTGGAGCGTATGCGCGAAGAGAAAAAAGCTCAGCGCCAGCAAATAGGCTTAGTGAAGATGAAGGCGCAAGAGGCCGAACGCTCGGGGCATTTGGTCGCCAAAATTTCTAATTTAGGTTTTAGTTATCCCGGAAAATGTCTCATCAAAGATTTTTCCACGCAAATCATGCGCGGGGATAAAATTGGAGTGATCGGCGCCAATGGTTCCGGCAAAACAACATTACTGCGTTTGCTTTTAGGAAAAATGACGCCGGAAAAAGGCAAAGTACGCCTGGGAACAAATTTAGAAGTTGCTTATTATGATCAGTTGCGCGAACAATTAGACGAAGAAAAAACCGTTTGCGAAAATGTGACCGGCGGCGGAGATATGATCGAGATCAACGGCAAGCCTCGGCATATCATGGGATATTTGGCGGATTTTCTTTTTTCTCCTGAACGGGCGCGAACACCTGTTAAGGTGCTTTCGGGCGGGGAACGCAATCGGCTTTTTCTGGCAAGACTTTTTACCAAGCCGTCGAATGTTCTGGTGATGGATGAGCCTACCAATGATCTGGATATGGAAACGCTGGAGCTTTTAGAAGAACTTCTTTCGGAATATTCCGGCACGCTTCTTTTGGTGAGCCATGACCGGGCTTTTTTAAATAATGTGGTGACAGGTACATTCGTTTTGGAAGGCGACGGCGCGGTGAATGAATACGTCGGCGGATATGATGATTGGCTCGCGCAGAGAAAGCCCGTTGCTGATACAGAAAAGAAAGATGTGGGCGCCCCTGAAGAAAAAATCGTTAGGGCGCCCCAACCCTCCCAAGCCTATAACGGCCCCAGAAAACTTTCTTATAAGGAAGAGCGTGAGCTTGCCGCACTTCCGGTAAAAATTGAGAAATTGGAAGCCGAGCAAGATAAACTTTATACGCTTTTATCGGATCCCAATTTTTTTCAAAAAGATCCCGCGCAATTTGCCAAAACGAAATCCAGATTAGAAGAAGTAGAAGACGAGCTTTTAGCCGCTTTTGAACGTTGGGAAGTCTTAGAAGGCTCTTCAGACGAGCAAACGGCGTAG
- a CDS encoding Shedu immune nuclease family protein, with translation MTTIRKTEGGIEYLFGLLKEKAKTVTRAAFWKIPHKNSQQEDICLKIGRYNKNGFAPETLENTNPKSELTLDNEEFQKLLEFLSDNYEPFKKGVKEYIPIDEKFDHQKVKHLRAIFADPDKQKVLDFIAKNNILPEDMIAGLQHQARMGAVREFENMLDQNLLEQKWQEWLKRNDWVLGSEFVKILEEREIDTANIADYLMQAYDGFLDIVEIKRPEGNLQFWANGQDHGNYVPSADLTKAVTQATKYIYEVEREANSVKFLERVANVKTIKPRCILIFGRSSDWNNEQREAFRILNSSYHNLTIMTYDHVLSRAKRILEIDEK, from the coding sequence ATGACAACGATTAGAAAAACTGAAGGTGGGATAGAATACTTATTTGGATTGCTAAAAGAAAAAGCAAAAACTGTTACTCGTGCTGCTTTTTGGAAAATCCCACATAAAAACTCACAACAAGAGGATATTTGCCTAAAAATTGGCAGATATAACAAGAATGGCTTCGCGCCTGAAACACTTGAAAATACAAATCCAAAAAGTGAACTTACTTTGGATAATGAGGAATTTCAGAAATTACTTGAGTTTTTATCGGATAACTACGAACCCTTTAAAAAGGGAGTAAAAGAGTATATCCCAATTGATGAGAAATTTGACCATCAAAAGGTTAAACATTTAAGGGCAATTTTTGCGGATCCAGACAAACAGAAAGTTTTGGATTTTATTGCAAAGAACAATATCTTGCCAGAAGACATGATTGCGGGATTGCAACATCAGGCAAGAATGGGGGCGGTTAGAGAATTTGAAAATATGCTTGACCAAAATTTGCTTGAGCAGAAATGGCAGGAATGGCTAAAGCGAAATGACTGGGTTCTTGGAAGTGAATTTGTGAAGATTTTAGAAGAACGAGAAATAGATACCGCAAATATCGCAGATTATTTAATGCAAGCGTATGATGGTTTTCTTGATATTGTTGAAATTAAGCGGCCCGAAGGGAACTTGCAATTTTGGGCCAATGGGCAGGATCATGGGAACTATGTGCCATCAGCCGACTTAACAAAAGCTGTTACACAAGCGACGAAATATATTTATGAAGTGGAACGTGAAGCAAACAGTGTGAAATTCTTAGAACGAGTCGCTAATGTAAAAACAATAAAACCGCGTTGTATATTGATTTTCGGTAGATCAAGCGACTGGAACAATGAGCAAAGAGAAGCATTTCGAATTTTAAATTCTAGCTATCATAATTTAACGATAATGACCTATGACCATGTTTTAAGTCGAGCCAAGCGGATTTTAGAAATTGATGAAAAATAA
- a CDS encoding DEAD/DEAH box helicase family protein: MIFEFKDYQENAVVKLKREINELLDSDESKICIFKAPTGSGKTLMMAEFLKRLVDSRADGKKFSFAWIAVNKLHDQSRNNLRKYYDENGVGIKCSYFEDLDDRKIGENEILFLNWASINKKDNLYVRANERDNNLTSIVARTKDEGRIIFLIIDESHHTANSEKSKELIQDIGPKITIEVSATPQLNNASRIVEVELKDVKDEEMIKKEIVINPGFEHYIIDKKKSDKTADELVLETALKKQIELQKKLEIEGSGINPLLLIQLPDAVQGVSDKKDEIVTLLKKFGYTTENGRLAIYLSDKDNKVNLTNIEKNENEVEVMIFKQAIALGWDCPRASILVLFRQWREENITFSIQTLGRIMRMPEQKHYADQDLNVGYVFTSLQDINVAKDLSRDYITTFTGFRIKNYKNLDLLAYHSKRFREETRLSSDFTPLFVEAGKKLKLKEKFSFKHSILKTSLIASGRVVDSDKETKGIDRKGTLDIPKNEVELQNAFDMFARNNLAPFAPEQRSIGRIKSSIYSLFEASRNEDEWPKIQAAVLAEENRQIMIDTINFAKEMYQEEVGKGKNELVKNEEPWNVPKVINYTLSFAKKDYKKSVMLPYYTRKSGGGTANMFEEDSNLEVDFIEYLEKSKEVEWWFKNGKSDATYFAVPHMEHGAEKPFYVDFIVMQKDGRIGLFDTKGGLTAETAKSRAEGLAKYITEQNKNGKKLYGGIVLKERNSWRYRDGLKYEYNPSNLKDWKFLDLN; the protein is encoded by the coding sequence ATGATATTCGAATTTAAAGATTACCAAGAAAATGCTGTTGTAAAGTTGAAGCGAGAAATCAATGAGCTTTTGGACTCGGATGAGAGCAAAATTTGTATTTTTAAAGCGCCTACAGGATCTGGTAAAACGCTGATGATGGCAGAATTCTTAAAGCGCTTAGTCGACTCTCGCGCAGATGGTAAGAAATTCTCGTTTGCATGGATTGCTGTAAATAAATTGCATGACCAGAGCCGAAATAATCTTCGGAAATATTACGATGAAAACGGTGTAGGTATAAAATGCTCGTATTTTGAAGATTTGGATGATCGTAAAATTGGCGAAAACGAGATTTTATTTCTGAACTGGGCAAGTATCAATAAAAAAGACAATTTGTATGTTCGCGCAAATGAACGAGATAACAATTTGACAAGTATTGTCGCTCGAACGAAAGATGAGGGCAGAATAATTTTTCTCATCATTGATGAAAGCCATCACACAGCGAATAGTGAAAAATCAAAGGAACTGATACAAGATATTGGACCCAAAATTACGATTGAAGTTTCAGCTACTCCACAACTAAATAACGCAAGCAGAATTGTTGAAGTGGAACTTAAAGACGTAAAAGATGAAGAGATGATCAAGAAAGAAATTGTCATTAACCCTGGTTTTGAACATTACATCATTGATAAGAAGAAAAGTGACAAAACTGCAGATGAGCTTGTGCTAGAGACTGCGTTAAAAAAGCAGATTGAATTACAGAAGAAGCTTGAGATTGAAGGATCGGGTATTAATCCACTTTTGCTCATTCAATTACCGGATGCAGTGCAGGGTGTATCGGATAAAAAAGACGAGATTGTTACTTTACTCAAGAAATTTGGCTATACAACAGAAAACGGTCGACTCGCGATTTATCTTTCTGATAAAGACAACAAGGTAAACCTTACGAATATAGAGAAGAATGAGAACGAGGTTGAGGTGATGATATTCAAGCAAGCGATTGCGCTTGGCTGGGATTGTCCGCGCGCTTCAATTTTGGTTTTGTTTAGACAATGGCGCGAGGAAAACATTACTTTCTCTATCCAAACGCTTGGACGCATTATGCGTATGCCAGAGCAGAAACATTACGCCGATCAAGATTTGAACGTTGGCTATGTGTTCACGAGTTTACAGGACATCAATGTCGCCAAAGATTTATCGCGCGATTACATTACAACCTTTACTGGGTTTAGAATTAAGAATTACAAAAATCTTGATTTACTGGCCTATCACTCAAAGCGTTTCCGTGAGGAAACTCGCCTTTCCTCTGATTTTACGCCTCTTTTCGTCGAGGCAGGAAAGAAGCTGAAACTCAAAGAAAAGTTTTCATTCAAACATAGTATTTTAAAAACAAGTTTAATCGCGAGTGGTCGTGTTGTTGACAGTGATAAGGAAACAAAGGGCATAGATAGAAAAGGAACGCTTGATATTCCCAAGAATGAAGTTGAGTTGCAAAATGCGTTTGATATGTTTGCGCGAAACAATCTCGCACCATTCGCGCCAGAGCAACGATCAATTGGTCGTATAAAAAGTTCAATCTATTCACTTTTTGAAGCGTCGCGAAACGAAGACGAATGGCCAAAGATTCAAGCCGCTGTTCTTGCGGAGGAAAACCGCCAAATTATGATTGATACCATCAATTTTGCAAAAGAAATGTATCAAGAAGAAGTTGGAAAAGGTAAAAATGAGCTAGTGAAGAATGAGGAGCCCTGGAATGTTCCGAAAGTAATAAACTACACTCTTTCTTTTGCAAAGAAAGATTATAAAAAGTCGGTGATGCTTCCATATTACACAAGGAAGTCCGGTGGAGGCACAGCGAATATGTTTGAAGAAGATAGTAACCTTGAAGTTGATTTCATAGAATATTTGGAAAAATCAAAAGAAGTGGAGTGGTGGTTTAAAAATGGGAAAAGTGATGCGACGTATTTCGCCGTACCGCATATGGAGCATGGGGCTGAAAAGCCATTTTATGTTGATTTTATTGTAATGCAAAAAGATGGTCGCATTGGTTTATTTGATACAAAAGGCGGGCTGACTGCAGAAACGGCAAAATCACGCGCCGAGGGATTGGCAAAATATATCACTGAACAAAATAAAAACGGTAAAAAATTATATGGCGGAATTGTGCTGAAAGAAAGGAATAGCTGGCGCTATCGTGATGGTTTGAAATACGAATACAATCCAAGCAATCTCAAAGATTGGAAATTTTTGGATTTGAATTGA
- the ppk2 gene encoding polyphosphate kinase 2, with translation MKSGKDKDKQEKKLGKKLYERELKKLQIELVKLQEWIKRKNLRAIVLFEGRDAAGKGGVIKRITQRTSPRICRVVALSVPTEKEKTQWYFQRYIAHLPSAGEVVLFDRTWYNRAGVERVMGFCTDEEYKEFLRSVPEFERMLIRSGIILIKYWFSVSDEVQEKRFQKRLQDPRRRWKLSPMDLDARTRWVEYSKAKDTMFECADTKESPWYVVNADNKRRARRKWIHHLLSKMSYKDLTPKPIKLPPRQKDKGYVRPPLTKQHFVPEVY, from the coding sequence ATGAAAAGCGGCAAAGATAAAGACAAGCAGGAAAAGAAACTTGGCAAAAAACTTTACGAACGCGAACTTAAAAAACTACAAATAGAGCTGGTAAAACTCCAAGAGTGGATCAAGCGCAAAAACTTAAGAGCGATCGTTCTCTTTGAGGGCCGCGATGCCGCCGGCAAGGGCGGGGTTATCAAGCGTATTACTCAGCGTACCAGCCCGCGCATTTGCCGGGTGGTGGCTTTGAGCGTTCCGACAGAAAAAGAAAAAACCCAGTGGTATTTTCAGCGTTATATCGCCCATCTTCCGTCGGCCGGAGAAGTGGTTTTATTCGACCGCACCTGGTATAATCGCGCCGGGGTAGAACGGGTGATGGGGTTTTGTACCGATGAGGAATATAAGGAATTTTTACGCTCGGTTCCGGAATTTGAACGGATGCTCATCCGCTCCGGCATTATCCTCATCAAATATTGGTTTTCGGTAAGCGACGAGGTTCAGGAAAAACGGTTTCAAAAGAGGCTGCAAGATCCCCGACGGCGCTGGAAGCTAAGCCCCATGGATTTGGACGCCCGCACCAGATGGGTGGAATATTCCAAAGCCAAGGATACCATGTTTGAGTGCGCCGACACAAAAGAGTCGCCCTGGTATGTGGTCAATGCCGACAATAAACGCCGCGCACGGCGTAAGTGGATTCATCATCTTTTAAGCAAGATGTCCTACAAAGACCTAACACCTAAACCCATCAAGCTGCCGCCGCGCCAAAAAGATAAGGGCTATGTGCGCCCACCGCTTACGAAACAACATTTTGTGCCGGAAGTGTATTGA